One genomic segment of Nonomuraea coxensis DSM 45129 includes these proteins:
- a CDS encoding putative bifunctional diguanylate cyclase/phosphodiesterase: MIAAGAVVLAAAFLNDDQVLVAGAVIGGIAALAAAASLVVASLRSGGHRPTAMGARWMGGGAVIWGAGLALRPVDGGFVAGFADLFLLLGTVITAGGALIAADRKLPARSVLRHITDSYLCVASIFLVGWVVQLRHVYDATADPPTFTLVMLPSMMGLLVTCAVLPSVAMSRARSWTLSLAGAGALLAMSVAGLAVAVTRLDDGVPPVWAVVPAPVAFLLLAAVPWIQWPGQGGGVVAKNLVAMVPLGLVAVAACTLLAHVAGGDAGHPVTGVVVIAVSVVLLLLVRLVVVSAVNVRLRGLVRLGERQLRELAESTGDVVFLCDHEGVVREIGAGVEVTYGYAPDEVVGGSIFDYIHPEDVPVIQAALQALGLDEEKATAGACLIACRVRAADGTWRPTESVATRHVGGDELMLVTTRDVSDEEALRNQVAHLTFHDGVTGLPNRAYFEERTREVLSGRTVGNVAVIFLDLDGFTSVNDSVGHASGDYLLGQAARRLRGAVRADDTLARWGGDEFAVLVETGGDAQVAVDLAERLVRAVSQEPFRVADRDVALTASVGVAFAEDDIPAGDLIRNADVAMARSKELGGRRVEVFAAQMHADVVRRLELAADLQRALIEHQFAIEYQPVVDLATSRVTAVEALVRWWRGSVFVPPERFLGPAEDTGLIVPLGEWILREACREVAAWRASSWDIGLSLNLSARQITAPRFVETVEEALAESGLPASALTLEVIEEMLVEDAEETIKRLSELRALGVRLAIDDFGTGYASLAFLRQLPVDMIKIDPSFVAGLGRDDTLTLLTRTIVRLGHDLGLIVVAEGIERPEQLELLREMGCTRGQGFLVARPMAARGVDSLMRTSLTV, encoded by the coding sequence GTGATCGCGGCAGGAGCGGTGGTGCTCGCCGCCGCGTTCCTGAACGACGATCAGGTCCTCGTCGCCGGAGCGGTCATCGGAGGGATCGCCGCGCTCGCGGCCGCCGCCTCCCTGGTGGTGGCCTCGCTGCGGTCGGGCGGGCACCGCCCCACCGCCATGGGCGCCCGCTGGATGGGCGGCGGCGCCGTCATCTGGGGCGCCGGACTGGCGTTGCGCCCGGTCGACGGAGGCTTCGTCGCCGGCTTCGCCGACCTGTTCCTCCTGCTCGGCACGGTGATCACCGCGGGCGGCGCGCTGATCGCCGCCGACCGCAAACTGCCGGCCAGGTCGGTGTTAAGGCACATCACCGACTCCTACCTGTGCGTGGCCTCGATCTTCCTCGTCGGATGGGTGGTGCAGCTCCGCCACGTCTACGACGCCACCGCCGACCCGCCGACGTTCACCCTGGTCATGCTGCCGTCCATGATGGGCCTGCTGGTGACCTGCGCGGTGCTCCCGTCGGTGGCGATGAGCAGGGCGCGGTCGTGGACGCTGAGCCTGGCCGGGGCCGGCGCGCTGCTCGCCATGAGCGTGGCGGGCCTCGCCGTCGCCGTGACGCGCCTCGACGACGGCGTGCCGCCCGTCTGGGCGGTGGTGCCCGCCCCGGTGGCGTTCCTGCTGCTGGCGGCCGTGCCCTGGATCCAGTGGCCGGGCCAGGGCGGCGGGGTCGTGGCGAAGAACCTCGTCGCGATGGTTCCGCTGGGTCTGGTCGCCGTGGCCGCCTGCACGCTGCTGGCCCACGTGGCCGGCGGCGACGCCGGGCACCCCGTGACCGGCGTCGTGGTGATCGCGGTCAGCGTCGTGCTGCTCCTGCTGGTCCGGCTGGTCGTGGTCTCGGCGGTCAACGTGCGCCTGCGCGGCCTGGTCCGGCTCGGCGAGCGGCAGCTCAGGGAGCTGGCCGAGAGCACCGGCGACGTGGTGTTCCTCTGCGACCACGAGGGTGTGGTGCGCGAGATCGGCGCGGGCGTCGAGGTCACCTACGGCTACGCGCCCGACGAGGTGGTCGGCGGCTCGATCTTCGACTACATCCATCCCGAGGACGTCCCCGTCATCCAGGCCGCGCTCCAAGCCCTGGGCCTCGACGAGGAGAAAGCCACCGCCGGCGCCTGCCTCATCGCCTGCCGGGTGCGCGCCGCCGACGGCACCTGGCGGCCCACCGAGTCCGTCGCCACCCGCCACGTCGGCGGCGACGAGCTGATGCTGGTCACCACCAGGGACGTCAGCGACGAGGAGGCGCTGCGCAACCAGGTCGCCCACCTGACCTTCCACGACGGCGTCACCGGCCTGCCCAACCGGGCCTACTTCGAGGAGCGCACCCGCGAGGTGCTCTCCGGCCGCACGGTGGGCAACGTCGCGGTGATCTTCCTCGATCTCGACGGGTTCACCTCGGTCAACGACTCGGTCGGCCACGCCAGCGGCGACTACCTGCTCGGGCAGGCCGCGCGGCGGCTGCGCGGGGCCGTACGCGCCGACGACACCCTCGCCCGGTGGGGCGGCGACGAGTTCGCGGTGCTGGTGGAGACCGGCGGCGACGCGCAGGTGGCGGTCGACCTGGCCGAGCGGCTCGTCCGCGCGGTGTCGCAGGAGCCGTTCCGCGTGGCCGACCGCGACGTGGCGCTCACGGCGAGCGTCGGGGTGGCCTTCGCCGAGGACGACATACCGGCCGGCGACCTCATCCGCAACGCCGACGTGGCCATGGCCCGCTCGAAGGAGCTGGGCGGGAGGCGCGTGGAGGTGTTCGCGGCGCAGATGCACGCCGACGTCGTACGCCGCCTGGAGCTGGCCGCCGACCTGCAGCGGGCGCTCATCGAGCACCAGTTCGCGATCGAGTACCAGCCGGTCGTGGACCTCGCCACCTCGCGGGTGACCGCCGTGGAGGCGCTGGTGCGCTGGTGGCGCGGGTCGGTGTTCGTGCCGCCCGAGCGGTTCCTCGGCCCGGCCGAGGACACCGGCCTGATCGTGCCGCTCGGCGAGTGGATCCTGCGCGAGGCGTGCCGCGAGGTGGCCGCCTGGCGGGCCTCCTCCTGGGACATCGGGCTGTCGCTCAACCTGTCGGCCCGCCAGATCACCGCGCCGCGCTTCGTCGAGACCGTCGAGGAGGCGCTGGCCGAGAGCGGGCTGCCCGCCTCCGCGCTGACCCTGGAGGTCATCGAGGAGATGCTGGTCGAGGACGCCGAGGAGACGATCAAGCGGCTGTCGGAGCTGCGCGCGCTCGGCGTGCGGCTGGCCATCGACGACTTCGGCACCGGCTACGCCTCGCTCGCCTTCCTGCGGCAGCTCCCCGTCGACATGATCAAGATCGATCCGTCGTTCGTGGCGGGGCTCGGCAGGGACGACACCCTGACGCTGCTCACCCGTACGATCGTGCGGCTCGGCCACGACCTCGGGCTGATCGTCGTGGCGGAGGGCATCGAACGCCCCGAGCAGCTCGAACTCCTCCGTGAGATGGGCTGCACCCGAGGTCAGGGCTTCCTCGTGGCCCGGCCGATGGCGGCGCGCGGTGTCGACTCGCTGATGCGGACAAGTCTCACGGTTTGA
- a CDS encoding 2-hydroxyacid dehydrogenase, whose product MPEGIEEVEVWVPPLMPVPDVPGTLAKMTSLRLVQTVTAGVEPYRPHMPAGAVLCNARGVHDAGTAEWAVGAMIAVLREFPGFADAQRRGEWTYHHTAVLADSTVLIVGHGSIGAALERRLEGFEVEVVRVARTAREGVHGLAELPALLPQADVVVLLVPSTPETAGMVDAAFLGRMRDGAVLVNAARGSVVDTDALVAELRTGRLRAALDVTAPEPLPEGHPLWSAPGVFITPHVAGSTPASERRTLRLIKAQLSRYRAGEDLDNVITASY is encoded by the coding sequence ATGCCTGAGGGGATCGAGGAGGTGGAGGTCTGGGTCCCGCCGCTCATGCCGGTGCCCGACGTGCCCGGCACGCTGGCCAAGATGACCTCGTTGCGGCTGGTGCAGACCGTCACCGCGGGGGTGGAGCCGTACCGGCCGCACATGCCGGCGGGCGCCGTCCTCTGCAACGCGCGCGGCGTGCACGACGCCGGCACCGCCGAGTGGGCGGTCGGCGCGATGATCGCGGTGCTGCGCGAGTTCCCCGGGTTCGCCGACGCCCAGCGCCGCGGCGAGTGGACCTACCACCACACCGCCGTGCTGGCCGACTCCACCGTGCTGATCGTCGGCCACGGCTCCATCGGCGCGGCGCTCGAACGCCGCCTGGAGGGCTTCGAGGTCGAGGTCGTCCGGGTGGCGCGCACCGCCCGCGAGGGCGTGCACGGCCTCGCCGAGCTGCCCGCCCTGCTTCCGCAGGCGGACGTGGTGGTGCTGCTCGTCCCCTCCACACCCGAGACCGCCGGCATGGTGGACGCCGCCTTCCTCGGCCGGATGCGCGACGGCGCCGTGCTGGTCAACGCCGCCCGCGGCAGCGTCGTCGACACCGACGCGCTGGTCGCGGAGCTGCGCACGGGCCGGCTGCGCGCCGCGCTCGACGTGACCGCTCCCGAGCCGCTGCCCGAGGGCCACCCCCTGTGGAGCGCGCCGGGCGTGTTCATCACCCCGCACGTGGCGGGCAGCACCCCCGCCTCGGAACGGCGCACGCTGCGCCTGATCAAGGCCCAGCTCTCGCGCTACCGCGCGGGCGAGGACCTGGACAACGTCATCACCGCGTCCTACTGA
- a CDS encoding PQQ-dependent sugar dehydrogenase, producing the protein MRKLWTLVLLVALTACSPGSPETGSSEAATTSGGTTADEATPADSVTATVRPGTPKDVATGLAVPWAIAFLPDGGALVTERDAARLLKVSASGQVSEVARIAEARPDGEGGLMGVAVKDGQVFLYYTAERDNRVVRYAFDGRRLGAGKVIVEGIPKGGIHNGGRLAFGPDGYLYAATGEVGDRPLAQDRGSLAGKILRMTADGAPAPGNPFGTLVYSYGHRNVQGLAWDPEGRLYASEFGQNTWDEVNLIKPGGNYGWPEVEGRGDDPRYVNPIVTWPTSDASPSGMAYAGGSLWVGALRGQRLWQVPLAAGGTAGKPVAHFAGRYGRLRAVTATPDGSALWVGTSNEDGRGSPREGDDRVISVPIS; encoded by the coding sequence ATGAGGAAGCTCTGGACGCTCGTGCTCCTGGTCGCGCTGACCGCCTGCTCCCCCGGTTCGCCGGAGACCGGCTCTTCCGAGGCCGCCACCACGTCGGGCGGGACCACCGCGGACGAGGCGACCCCGGCGGACTCCGTCACCGCCACCGTCCGCCCAGGCACGCCCAAGGACGTCGCCACGGGCCTCGCCGTGCCGTGGGCGATCGCGTTCCTGCCGGACGGCGGCGCGCTGGTGACCGAGCGGGACGCCGCCCGGCTGCTCAAGGTGAGCGCGTCCGGGCAGGTCAGCGAGGTGGCGAGGATCGCCGAGGCGCGCCCGGACGGCGAGGGCGGCCTGATGGGCGTCGCCGTCAAGGACGGGCAGGTCTTCCTCTACTACACCGCCGAGCGGGACAACCGCGTCGTCCGGTATGCCTTCGACGGCCGGCGGCTGGGCGCGGGGAAGGTCATCGTGGAGGGCATCCCTAAGGGCGGCATCCACAACGGCGGCCGCCTCGCCTTCGGCCCCGACGGCTACCTCTACGCGGCCACCGGCGAGGTCGGCGACCGTCCTCTGGCGCAGGATCGCGGCTCGCTGGCCGGCAAGATCCTGCGCATGACCGCCGACGGCGCGCCCGCCCCCGGCAACCCGTTCGGCACGCTCGTCTACAGCTACGGCCACCGCAACGTCCAAGGACTGGCCTGGGACCCGGAGGGCCGCCTGTACGCCAGCGAGTTCGGCCAGAACACCTGGGACGAGGTCAACCTGATCAAGCCGGGCGGCAACTACGGCTGGCCCGAGGTCGAGGGACGCGGCGACGACCCCCGCTACGTGAACCCGATCGTCACCTGGCCCACCTCCGACGCCTCGCCGTCCGGCATGGCCTACGCCGGCGGCTCCCTGTGGGTGGGCGCGCTGCGCGGCCAGCGGCTGTGGCAGGTCCCGCTGGCGGCCGGCGGAACGGCAGGAAAGCCGGTCGCGCACTTCGCCGGCCGCTACGGCCGCCTGCGCGCCGTCACGGCCACGCCGGACGGCTCCGCCCTCTGGGTCGGCACCAGCAACGAGGACGGCCGCGGCTCGCCGCGCGAGGGCGACGACCGCGTGATCTCCGTCCCGATCTCCTGA
- a CDS encoding VanW family protein, with translation MRNAGPIESPTDPFASVPLPTSSVSRKPRIEGLPPGVSRDIFGPPDRQDTRPAQGPGAAGGPASGALPPVTPPAQPWPMKEKEPAPPVFGSGPGERPSFGGEPEPPRRRRLLPGLALLVVVLAALAYVVPAVFMSGSVLRGTRVAGVDIGGLTVTQAADKLRDELGAKLSRPVAVEIGDKKDSVQADEAGLELDVVGTIGQAPSGFPSPVEVWRGLTGTTELQPKISIDSSQLARTVDGLAEAVDKPAVEGRVTFAGLVPKARRPADGVVLDREDAVRRIGEAFLRGGGNVVLTLRPAKPVTTPEAVEAALAKARQAVSAPLTLTADGRQAQITPATIAANLAYVPDGDGTLVPQFDAKAALAGLESTLVDAAQQPRDATYQIVNGAPVLVPSRTGRGVNDKLLARDAEKVFDTGGVRSVPVRLGTVEPAVTTQQIRGLGVKEQVATFTTSFECCQTRVTNIRRMAQQLDGHVVKPGETFSINEVIGERTVEDGYVVAGQIVGGRMVSLVGGGVSQFATTMYNAAFFGGFEDVEHQPMDYYAPRYPAGRDVALLYPQTDLKWRNDSEYGVLIKTASTDTSVTVTLWSTKRYDKVEAVTSERRDVVPFRREVSSEPGCLPTLGQEGFTVDVTRVSHQGGKVVKRDPKLTIEYRPQAQITCTGSGQ, from the coding sequence GTGCGAAACGCCGGACCGATCGAATCACCGACGGACCCGTTCGCCTCGGTGCCTCTGCCCACGTCGAGCGTCTCCAGGAAGCCGCGCATCGAAGGACTGCCGCCGGGCGTCTCCCGGGACATCTTCGGCCCGCCGGACCGCCAGGACACCCGGCCGGCGCAGGGCCCGGGCGCGGCGGGCGGCCCCGCGTCCGGCGCGCTGCCGCCCGTGACGCCGCCGGCCCAGCCCTGGCCGATGAAGGAGAAGGAGCCCGCGCCGCCCGTGTTCGGGTCCGGGCCGGGCGAGCGGCCCTCCTTCGGCGGCGAACCCGAGCCGCCCCGGCGCCGCCGCCTGCTGCCCGGCCTCGCGCTGCTCGTGGTGGTGCTGGCCGCGCTGGCGTACGTGGTGCCCGCGGTCTTCATGTCCGGCTCGGTGTTACGCGGCACCCGCGTGGCCGGGGTGGACATCGGCGGCCTCACCGTGACTCAGGCGGCCGACAAGCTGCGCGACGAGCTGGGCGCCAAGCTCAGCAGGCCGGTCGCGGTCGAGATCGGCGACAAGAAGGACAGTGTCCAGGCCGACGAGGCCGGGCTGGAGCTCGACGTGGTCGGCACCATCGGCCAGGCGCCCAGCGGGTTCCCCAGCCCCGTGGAGGTCTGGCGGGGCCTGACCGGCACCACCGAGCTCCAGCCGAAGATCAGCATCGACTCCTCCCAGCTCGCCAGGACCGTGGACGGCCTGGCCGAGGCCGTGGACAAGCCCGCCGTCGAAGGGCGTGTCACGTTCGCGGGCCTGGTGCCCAAGGCCCGCCGGCCCGCCGACGGCGTGGTGCTCGACCGCGAGGACGCCGTACGCCGCATCGGCGAGGCGTTCCTGCGCGGCGGCGGCAACGTCGTCCTCACCCTGCGGCCCGCCAAGCCCGTCACCACCCCCGAGGCGGTGGAGGCGGCCCTGGCCAAGGCGCGCCAGGCCGTGTCCGCGCCGCTGACGCTGACCGCGGACGGCAGGCAGGCGCAGATCACGCCCGCGACGATCGCGGCCAACCTGGCGTACGTGCCGGACGGCGACGGCACGCTCGTGCCCCAGTTCGACGCCAAGGCGGCGCTCGCCGGGCTGGAGAGCACCCTGGTCGACGCCGCGCAGCAGCCGCGTGACGCGACGTACCAGATCGTGAACGGCGCCCCGGTCCTGGTGCCCTCGCGCACCGGCCGGGGCGTGAACGACAAGCTGCTCGCCAGGGACGCGGAGAAGGTCTTCGACACCGGCGGCGTCCGGAGCGTCCCGGTACGGCTCGGCACGGTCGAGCCGGCCGTCACCACCCAGCAGATCCGCGGCCTCGGCGTCAAGGAGCAGGTGGCCACCTTCACCACGTCCTTCGAGTGCTGCCAGACCCGCGTCACCAACATCAGGCGCATGGCGCAGCAGCTCGACGGCCATGTGGTGAAGCCCGGGGAGACGTTCTCGATCAACGAGGTGATCGGCGAGCGGACGGTCGAGGACGGCTACGTCGTGGCCGGGCAGATCGTCGGCGGGCGCATGGTCAGCCTCGTCGGCGGCGGCGTCTCGCAGTTCGCCACGACCATGTACAACGCGGCCTTCTTCGGCGGTTTCGAGGACGTCGAGCACCAGCCCATGGACTACTACGCGCCGCGCTACCCGGCCGGCCGCGACGTGGCGCTGCTCTACCCGCAGACCGACCTGAAGTGGCGCAACGACTCCGAGTACGGCGTGCTGATCAAGACCGCCTCCACGGACACCTCCGTGACGGTGACGCTCTGGAGCACCAAGCGTTACGACAAGGTCGAGGCGGTCACGTCGGAGCGCCGGGACGTCGTCCCGTTCCGCCGGGAGGTCAGCTCCGAGCCGGGCTGCCTGCCCACCCTCGGGCAGGAGGGCTTCACCGTCGACGTCACCCGGGTGTCCCACCAGGGCGGCAAGGTCGTCAAGCGGGACCCGAAGCTGACCATCGAGTACCGGCCGCAGGCGCAGATCACCTGCACCGGCAGCGGCCAGTAG
- a CDS encoding response regulator: protein MSDVRVLVVDDDFMVARIHGGYVARVPGFQVVSTAHTGAGALAAAAELRPDLVLLDIYLPDMSGLEVLKALHDVDVLMVSAARDVPTVQEAMRGGAVNYLIKPFTAAALAERLRHYADTRRRLTAIGAEVRQDDVDRLFGAPATAAPLPKGLSAATCALVADTLREAGRDLSAAETAELTGLSRVSARRYLDHLSTVGRAESRPRYGTAGRPEHRYRWLG from the coding sequence ATGAGCGACGTACGGGTGCTGGTCGTGGACGACGACTTCATGGTGGCCCGCATCCACGGCGGTTACGTGGCCCGCGTGCCCGGCTTCCAGGTGGTGTCCACGGCGCACACGGGGGCCGGCGCCCTGGCCGCGGCGGCGGAGCTGCGGCCCGATCTGGTGCTGCTCGACATCTACCTGCCCGACATGTCGGGGCTGGAGGTGCTGAAGGCGCTCCACGACGTGGACGTCCTCATGGTCAGCGCCGCCCGCGACGTGCCCACGGTCCAGGAGGCCATGCGCGGCGGCGCGGTGAACTACCTCATCAAGCCGTTCACCGCCGCGGCGCTCGCCGAACGCCTCCGGCACTACGCCGACACCCGCCGCCGCCTGACCGCCATCGGCGCCGAGGTCCGGCAGGACGACGTGGACCGCCTCTTCGGCGCGCCCGCCACCGCGGCCCCGCTGCCGAAGGGGTTGTCGGCGGCCACCTGCGCGCTGGTCGCGGACACGCTCAGGGAGGCGGGCCGCGACCTGTCCGCGGCCGAGACCGCCGAGCTCACGGGCCTGTCGCGGGTGAGCGCCCGCCGTTACCTCGATCACCTGAGCACGGTGGGCCGGGCGGAGTCGCGGCCACGGTACGGCACGGCCGGCCGGCCGGAGCACCGCTACCGGTGGCTAGGTTGA
- a CDS encoding ATP-binding protein has translation MVIVLMAAGGTAAVWAGHTREQLDALHQQRALAIAQSVAALPQVRAAFRLPDPESVLQPLALGVQQETGADYVVIADAQQRRYAHPNASLIGKRLSTDGTVVLRTGRSWVGTETGTLGTTVRGKSPIRDEYGAVIGLVSVGVLETTVMNQLGGALPPLVWTALAVMLAGLTLAALVTARVRRQTFGLEPREIAALLEQREGVLHGVKEGVLALDLDGRVTLVNDAARDLLGAVDEGEDLTRLPVSGRLRDVLGGADPGEDRVVLHGERVLVLNRTPVSVRGRHLGWVVTLRDRTELIRLARELDDASSATDALRAQAHEFANRMHTVVGLLELGEHEAAIGFITRTTRGTYASDLGERVQDPTLAALLLAKSAEAAERGATLVLAEDSLVPGGTLGDPQDAVLVVGNLVANAIDALDGAPGTIEVSVRSDADGLRVRVGDSGPGIAPDLVEEVFREGFTTKAAHSGPRGLGLALTRQACLRRGGWVRVGNAGGAVFTAFLPSLAEAALGTRAP, from the coding sequence ATGGTGATCGTGCTGATGGCCGCCGGCGGCACGGCCGCGGTGTGGGCGGGCCACACCCGCGAGCAGCTCGATGCGCTGCACCAGCAGCGGGCTCTCGCCATCGCCCAGTCGGTGGCCGCGCTCCCGCAGGTCCGGGCGGCGTTCAGGCTGCCCGATCCGGAGAGCGTGCTGCAGCCGCTCGCGCTGGGGGTCCAGCAGGAGACCGGCGCCGACTACGTCGTCATCGCCGACGCCCAGCAGCGCCGCTACGCCCACCCCAACGCCTCGCTCATCGGCAAGCGGCTGTCCACCGACGGCACCGTGGTGCTGCGTACCGGGCGGAGCTGGGTCGGCACCGAGACCGGCACGCTCGGCACCACGGTCCGCGGCAAGAGCCCGATCCGCGACGAGTACGGCGCCGTCATCGGCCTGGTGTCCGTCGGCGTCCTGGAGACCACGGTCATGAACCAGCTCGGCGGCGCGCTGCCGCCGCTGGTGTGGACCGCGCTCGCGGTCATGCTGGCCGGGCTGACGCTGGCCGCGCTCGTCACCGCCCGGGTGCGCAGGCAGACCTTCGGCCTGGAGCCGAGGGAGATCGCGGCGCTGCTGGAGCAGCGCGAGGGCGTGCTGCACGGCGTCAAGGAGGGCGTGCTCGCGCTCGATCTCGACGGCCGCGTGACGCTGGTCAACGACGCCGCCCGCGACCTGCTCGGCGCGGTGGACGAGGGTGAGGACCTGACCCGGCTGCCGGTCTCGGGGCGGCTGCGCGACGTGCTCGGCGGCGCCGACCCGGGCGAGGACCGCGTCGTGCTGCACGGCGAGCGGGTGCTGGTGCTCAACCGCACCCCCGTGTCGGTACGCGGCCGGCACCTCGGCTGGGTCGTCACCCTCAGGGACCGTACCGAGCTGATCCGCCTGGCCCGCGAGCTGGACGACGCCAGCAGCGCCACCGACGCGCTGCGGGCGCAGGCCCACGAGTTCGCCAACCGCATGCACACCGTCGTCGGGCTGCTTGAGCTGGGCGAGCACGAGGCCGCGATCGGGTTCATCACCCGCACCACGCGCGGCACGTACGCCAGCGACCTGGGCGAACGGGTCCAGGACCCCACGCTGGCCGCCCTGCTGCTGGCCAAGTCCGCCGAGGCCGCCGAGCGCGGCGCGACGCTCGTGCTGGCGGAGGACTCCCTGGTGCCGGGGGGCACGCTCGGCGATCCGCAGGATGCCGTCCTCGTCGTCGGCAACCTGGTGGCCAACGCGATCGACGCGCTCGACGGCGCGCCGGGCACGATCGAGGTGTCGGTGCGCTCGGACGCGGACGGCCTGCGCGTACGGGTCGGCGACTCCGGCCCCGGCATCGCCCCCGACCTGGTCGAGGAGGTGTTCAGGGAGGGCTTCACGACCAAGGCCGCCCACTCGGGGCCGCGCGGTCTCGGCCTGGCCCTGACCCGGCAGGCGTGCCTGCGCCGGGGCGGCTGGGTGCGCGTGGGCAACGCGGGCGGCGCGGTCTTCACCGCCTTCCTGCCCTCCCTCGCGGAGGCCGCACTGGGGACGCGAGCGCCATGA
- a CDS encoding tripartite tricarboxylate transporter substrate binding protein yields the protein MNFSFLESIMRLRVIVTLAAFSLAALTGCGGQGGGTTASGSLRIMAPAAPGGGWDQTSRTAEQAFKSAAPDRKVEVFNVPGAGGTIGLAQLAGEKGNGNLLMTMGLVMVGAIEQNKSKVTLAETTPIAKLTEEYEIVVVPAASPHKTLADLVAAWKADPAKVSISGGSAGGTDHIVAGLMAKAAGVDPKQVNYIAHSGGGEALNELLGGKVTAGVSGVSEFAEHVRSGKLRALGVTSGERLPGLDAPTLKEGGLDVELANWRGFVAPAGLSEADRTALTDLVTKMHDAQPWKDAVAKNGWIDSFQTGQPFADFLNAEQTRVKGIIAEMGLVS from the coding sequence GTGAATTTCTCTTTCCTGGAGTCGATCATGCGTCTGCGCGTCATCGTCACGCTCGCGGCGTTCTCCCTGGCCGCCCTGACCGGCTGCGGCGGGCAGGGCGGGGGGACCACCGCCTCGGGTTCGCTGCGCATCATGGCCCCGGCCGCGCCCGGCGGCGGCTGGGACCAGACCTCCCGCACCGCCGAGCAGGCGTTCAAGAGCGCCGCGCCGGACCGCAAGGTCGAGGTGTTCAACGTGCCCGGCGCGGGCGGCACCATCGGCCTGGCCCAGCTCGCCGGCGAGAAGGGCAACGGCAACCTGCTCATGACGATGGGCCTGGTCATGGTGGGCGCCATCGAGCAGAACAAGTCGAAGGTCACGCTGGCGGAGACCACCCCGATCGCGAAGCTGACCGAGGAGTACGAGATCGTCGTGGTCCCGGCCGCCTCGCCCCACAAGACGCTGGCCGACCTGGTGGCGGCGTGGAAGGCCGATCCGGCGAAGGTGTCGATCTCCGGCGGCTCGGCGGGCGGCACCGACCACATCGTGGCCGGGCTCATGGCCAAGGCCGCGGGCGTGGACCCCAAGCAGGTCAACTACATCGCCCACTCCGGCGGCGGCGAGGCGCTGAACGAACTCCTCGGCGGCAAGGTCACCGCCGGCGTCTCGGGCGTCTCCGAGTTCGCCGAGCACGTCAGGTCGGGCAAGCTGCGCGCCCTCGGCGTCACCTCCGGCGAGCGCCTGCCCGGCCTGGACGCGCCCACCCTCAAGGAGGGCGGCCTGGACGTGGAGCTGGCCAACTGGCGCGGCTTCGTCGCCCCCGCCGGCCTGTCCGAGGCCGACAGGACCGCGCTGACCGACCTGGTCACCAAGATGCACGACGCCCAGCCGTGGAAGGACGCCGTCGCCAAGAACGGCTGGATCGACTCCTTCCAGACCGGTCAGCCCTTCGCCGACTTCCTGAACGCCGAGCAGACCCGGGTCAAGGGCATCATCGCCGAGATGGGGCTCGTGTCCTGA
- a CDS encoding tripartite tricarboxylate transporter TctB family protein: MTRLRSWWRPELGLALVVLGLGVFVIAGTLDVSAAASRLGPGPRFFPVLVGGAMVVIGLFYVLDVLRGGHGDPEESEDVDAAAPADRRGVLLVSGIFLAFAALLDLLGWIIGASLLFFGLSVALGAEHKVRAAVVAVVMGVLTYVLFVKGLGVRLPDGPLAGVM; the protein is encoded by the coding sequence ATGACGCGCCTGCGTTCCTGGTGGCGGCCCGAGCTCGGGCTCGCGCTCGTGGTGCTCGGGCTGGGAGTCTTCGTGATCGCCGGGACGCTCGACGTCTCGGCGGCGGCCTCCCGGCTCGGCCCCGGGCCCCGGTTCTTCCCCGTGCTGGTCGGCGGGGCCATGGTGGTCATCGGCCTGTTCTACGTCCTCGACGTGCTGCGCGGCGGGCACGGCGACCCCGAGGAGAGCGAGGACGTCGACGCCGCCGCCCCCGCCGACCGGCGCGGCGTGCTGCTGGTGAGCGGCATCTTCCTGGCCTTCGCCGCGCTGCTCGACCTGCTCGGCTGGATCATCGGCGCGAGCCTGCTGTTCTTCGGGCTGTCGGTGGCGCTCGGGGCCGAGCACAAGGTGCGGGCGGCCGTGGTCGCCGTGGTCATGGGCGTGCTCACGTACGTGCTGTTCGTGAAGGGGCTCGGCGTGCGGCTGCCGGACGGGCCGCTCGCGGGGGTGATGTGA